A window of Castanea sativa cultivar Marrone di Chiusa Pesio chromosome 1, ASM4071231v1 contains these coding sequences:
- the LOC142607254 gene encoding uncharacterized protein LOC142607254: MSTVSFSPATSMQLLDSFPSSSFSVPSLPLIRTSNYATIPFKKKSKRKPRTRLLLLKVTASSTAKDVWRRTPLHKTTPSSHSHQHQRYSRKKQEQVHLDHNVDMDELLASMGQTQNEHELFALMSPYKGRQLSIRFMVSLLSREPDWQRSLALLDWINEEASYTPSVFAYNVVMRNVLRAKQWEIARGLFDEMRQRALAPDRYTYSTLITYFGKEGMFDSALGWLQQMEQDRVSGDLVLYSNLIELSRKLCDYSKAISIFSRLKGSGIVPDLVAYNSMINVFGKAKLFREARLLIKEMREVSVLPDTVSYSTLLTMYVENQKFVEALSVYSEMTGVKCPLDLTTCNIMIDVYGQLDMAKEADRLFWSMRKMGIEPNVVSYNTLLRVYGVAELFGEAIHLFRLMQRKDIEQNVVTYNTMIKIYGMTLEHEKATNLVQEMQNRGIEPNAITYSTIISIWDKAGKLDRAALLFQKLRSSGVEIDQILYQTMIVAYERAGLVAHAKRLLHELKRPDNIPRETAITILARAGRIEEAMWVFRQAFDAGEVKDISVFGCMIDLFSRNRKHTNVMEVFEKMRMAGYFPDSNVIALVLNAYGKLREFEKADAIYMEMQEEGCVFPDEVHFQMLSLYGARKDFKMVESLFEKLDSDPNINKKELHLVVASIYERANRLNDASRIMNRINERRTWT; this comes from the coding sequence ATGAGTACAGTCTCGTTTTCTCCTGCTACTTCCATGCAATTATTAGATTCAtttccatcttcttctttctccgTCCCATCATTGCCCCTCATCAGAACCAGTAATTACGCCACCATACCCTTCAAGaagaaatccaaaagaaaaccaagaacCCGATTGCTGTTACTCAAAGTTACAGCCTCTTCAACAGCGAAAGATGTGTGGCGAAGAACCCCACTTCACAAAACGACGCCGTCCTCGCATTCTCATCAGCACCAACGATACTCTAGAAAGAAACAAGAGCAAGTGCATTTGGATCACAATGTGGACATGGATGAGCTCTTGGCCTCAATGGGTCAAACACAGAATGAGCATGAACTGTTTGCGCTAATGTCACCGTACAAAGGCAGACAGCTCTCGATTCGTTTTATGGTCTCATTGCTCTCGCGTGAGCCCGACTGGCAAAGGTCGCTCGCGCTTCTTGATTGGATCAATGAGGAGGCTTCGTATACGCCTTCGGTGTTCGCGTACAACGTGGTGATGAGAAATGTGCTTCGCGCGAAGCAGTGGGAGATCGCGCGTGGACTGTTTGATGAAATGCGCCAAAGAGCGCTAGCGCCCGATAGATATACTTATTCTACGCTTATTACTTATTTTGGGAAGGAGGGTATGTTTGATTCTGCGTTGGGGTGGCTGCAGCAAATGGAGCAAGACCGTGTGTCTGGGGACCTTGTGTTGTATAGTAATTTGATTGAGCTTTCACGGAAGTTATGTGATTATTCCAAGGCTATTTCGATCTTTTCAAGATTGAAAGGATCGGGTATTGTGCCTGACCTTGTGGCTTATAACTCAATGATTAATGTTTTTGGCAAAGCTAAGCTATTTCGAGAGGCGAGGCTTCTTATAAAAGAGATGAGGGAGGTGAGTGTTTTGCCAGATACAGTGAGCTATTCGACACTTTTGACAATGTATGTCGAGAACCAGAAGTTTGTTGAGGCATTATCTGTGTACTCTGAGATGACTGGGGTGAAGTGCCCACTTGACCTTACCACGTGCAATATAATGATTGATGTTTATGGGCAGCTAGATATGGCAAAGGAGGCTGACCGGCTGTTTTGGAGCATGAGGAAGATGGGAATTGAACCCAATGTCGTTAGTTACAATACCCTTTTGAGGGTTTATGGTGTGGCTGAGCTTTTTGGGGAAGCCATCCATCTTTTCCGGTTGATGCAGAGGAAGGATATTGAGCAGAATGTTGTAACCTACAACACCATGATCAAGATTTATGGGATGACTCTTGAGCATGAAAAAGCTACGAATCTTGTGCAAGAGATGCAGAATAGAGGGATTGAACCAAATGCCATTACGTACTCAACAATAATATCGATTTGGGATAAGGCAGGGAAATTGGATCGAGCAGCATTGTTGTTTCAGAAGCTAAGGAGTTCGGGGGTTGAGATTGATCAAATTCTTTATCAGACGATGATTGTGGCTTATGAAAGGGCAGGTTTGGTTGCCCATGCTAAGCGTTTGCTTCATGAACTCAAGCGCCCAGACAATATCCCTAGGGAGACTGCAATTACAATTCTTGCTAGAGCAGGTCGTATCGAAGAGGCTATGTGGGTTTTTCGCCAAGCTTTTGATGCTGGGGAGGTGAAGGATATATCTGTGTTTGGGTGCATGATTGATCTTTTCTCAAGGAACaggaagcatacaaatgtcatggAGGTGTTTGAGAAGATGAGAATGGCAGGATATTTTCCTGATTCAAATGTCATTGCTCTGGTTCTGAATGCTTATGGGAAGTTGCGGGAATTTGAGAAGGCAGATGCTATATATATGGAAATGCAGGAAGAGGGGTGTGTTTTCCCAGATGAAGTTCACTTCCAGATGCTTAGTCTCTATGGTGCTAGGAAGGATTTTAAGATGGTAGAGTCACTGTTTGAGAAGCTGGACTCTGATCCCAATATCAACAAGAAGGAGTTGCATCTTGTGGTTGCGAGCATCTATGAAAGGGCAAATAGGCTTAATGATGCATCCAGAATTATGAACAGAATAAATGAAAGAAGAACTTGGACATGA